The genomic interval GGGCGTGGGCCTCGTGCCGTGCGGGCGCTGGAGGAGGTGTCGCTCACCGTGCGGGCCGGCGAGACCGTGGGACTTGTCGGTGAGTCCGGGTCGGGGAAGTCGACCGCCGCCCGGGTGGCTCTCGGGCTGGTCTCGCCGGAGTCGGGGAGCATCTCCCTCTTCGGGGCCGATCTGCGCAAGGCGCGGGGAGGGGCCCGGCGGGCTCTGCTGGCCGGGGTCGGTGTGGTGTTGCAGGATCCGGTGGCCTCGCTGGACGCGCGGATGAGTGTCGCGGAGTGCGTGGCCGAGCCGTTGCGGGTGCACCGGCGTGGGACGGGTGCCGCCGAGCGACGGAAGCGGGTTGCCGAGGTGCTCGAACTGGTGCGGCTGCCACGGGAGTTGGCGCGGCGCGGGCCGCGTGAGCTGTCCGGTGGGCAGCGGCAGCGGGTGAGTCTCGCGCGGGCGCTGGTCCTCGAACCGCGGTTGCTGGTCGCGGACGAGCCGACGAGCGCGCTGGACGTGAGCGTGCAGCAGACCGTGTTGGAAGTGATCGCCGAGTTGCAGGCGGAACTCGGGTTCGCGTGTCTCTTCGTCTCGCACGACCTCGCCGTGGTGCAGCAGTTCGCCGGGCGGGTGGTCGTGATGCGGGACGGGCGGGTCGAGGAACAGGGGCCGACCATGAGTACGTTGCTGCACCCGGAGACCGCGTACACGCGCCGGCTCATCGCCGCCGTACCCGTACCCGATCCGGTGCTCCAACGGAAGCGCAGGGAGCGCCGGTTGGCGTTGGGGACGGGGGCCGGCGCGTGAGCGACTCCCCCCAGGTGATCGTCGGCGTCGACATCGGCGGGACGACCACCCAGGTCGTGCTGTGCACGGCCGAACTCGACGTCCTGGACCGGACGGAGGTACCGACCCCGGCGAGTGAGGGCGGGACGGCCATGCTCGACGCCGCACTCTCCGCGCTACGGCTGCTGCTGGACCGTACGCCCGCCCGGTTGCTCGGGGTCGGGGTCGGTGCGGCCGGGCTCGTGGATGTGCGGGCCGGGCGGATCCTCGTGGCGAGCGACTCCTTTCGCGACTGGGCCGGGTTCGAGGTGACGGCCACCGTCCAACAGGCCCTGGGCGTACCGGCGTTCCTTGACAACGACGTGAACGCGTTTCTGCGCGGGGAGGTCGCGAAGGGTGCGGTCGCCGGTGCGGAGAACGTGCTCGGGATGACGCTCGGCACCGGGGTGGGCGGCGCGCTGTGGCTGAATGGCGCCCTGTACGACGGGCCGCGCGGGGCGGCGGGCGAGATCGGCCATGTGCCCGGGTTCGGTGAACTGCCGTGCACGTGCGGGGGAAGAGGGCATCTGGAGACGCTGGCGTCGGGGCGGTCGATCGCGGCGCGGTACGGGGAGCGGACGGGGCGTGCGCTCACGGCCCGTGAGGTCGCCGAGGCGGCCCGGGCGGGCGATCCGGACGCGCGGGCCGTGTACACGGCGGTGGGGCGCGGTGTCGCCCGTGCGCTGCTGATCACGGCGGGGCTGCTGGATGTCACGACGTGTGTGATCGGCGGGGGTGTCAGCCGGTCGTGGGATCTGGTCGAGTCCGCCGTGCAGGAGACGTTGGCTGTGGAGCCGCCGGTGAGCGGGCACCCGGTGCGGGTGCTGCCGGCGCGGCTGGGCGGGGACGCGGTGGCGGTCGGGGCGGCGGCCCGGGCGCGGGCGGAACTCCTGATCCACACAGGGGGCTCGTAGCGGACGCCTACGTGAACGACGGGAATCGGCCAAGCACGACCGTGTGATTGACGCGCACGCGCCCCATCTCTACCTTCTGATCGACTTACCGAACCCCGTTCGGAATGTCGAACGACATGAATCAATGGGCCGCTCGTATCCCCCTGGAGAACACATGGCCGTCCCTCCTCTCCCCCACCCGTCCCGCCGTCTCTTCCTCGGCATGGCCGCGACCGTCCCCCTCGCGGCCACCGGCGCGCTCACGCTCGGCGCGGGCAGCGCGCGGGCCGCCACCAACTCGGCTTACGTCATGTGCTACTTCACCGAGTCGCCGACGTTCCTGGGCGCCAACTACGGCCTGCACCTGGCCGTCAGCCCGGACGGTCTGGAGTGGACCCCGCTCAACCAGAACGCCCCCGTCGCCACCCCCACCGCGGGCTCCCTCGGCCTGCGCGACCCGTTCATCCTGCGCAAGCAGGACGGCACGTTCGTGGTCCTCGCGACCGACCTCAACGGCACCGACTGGTCGTACGTCAGCCAGTACATCCACGTCTGGGACTCCACCGACCTGCGTACCTTCACCGGCTACCGGCGGATGAAGGTGCACGACCTGGACACCCACGCCTGGGCGCCGGAGTCGTTCTGGGACGCGGGGCGCGGGCAGTACGGGGTGATCTACTCGGCCGTGAACGACAGCGGGCACAACGTCATCATGGTCAACTACACGAGTGATTTCGTGACCGCCGGTGATCCGCAGGTGTTCTTCGACCCCGGGTACGACGTCATCGACGGTGATCTCGCCGTGGGTGTGAACGGGGTCAACTACCTCTACTTCAAGAAGAGTTCGACGCTGGTCGGCGCGAAGTCCACATCACTGGACCCGGGTAGTTTCACCGAGTTCAGCACGGCGGTCTCGCACAACGGCACCGAGGCGCCGACGCTGGTCAAGTCCCTTGCGTCCAGCTCGACTTGGTACCTCTGGGGTGACACCTGGGACCCGAACGGCGTCTTCTACGCCTGGCAGACCAGCAGCCTCGCCGCGGGCACCTGGACCGCCGTGGACCAGAAGCGCTACACGCAGCCGCTCAACTCCAAGCACTGCGGCATCCAGCCGATCACCACGGCCGAGTACAACAACCTCATCGCCAAGTGGGGCACCCCGGCCTGGAACCGGCTCAAGTCCTACAACTACCCGGCCCGTTACGTCCGCCACTCGAATTTCGTCGGGCGGATCGACGAGTACGCCTTCGACCCGTACACCGACTCGCAGTGGACCCTGGTCCCGGGTCTCGCGGACAGCGCCGGGGTGTCCTTCCAGTCGGTCAACTACCCGACCCGCTACCTGCGGCACTACGACTACGCGCTCCAACTCGACGTGAACGACGGCACGTCGACGTTCGCCGGGGACGCCACGTTCTACCGGACCGCGGGGCTCGCCGACTCCTCCTGGGCGTCCTTCCGGTCGTACAACAATCCGACGCGCTACATCCGGCATTCCGACTACGTCCTGCGGATCGACCCGATCTCGACGGCCACGGATCAGCAGGACGCGACGTTCCGCGTCGGGTACTGAGCACGACGCGGGTGCCTCCCGGAGAAACGGAGGCACCCGCGTCGTCGCCGGAGCGGGTCAGCTCAGGCCGGCCGTCTTCAGCCACGCCTTCGCCACGTCCAGCGGGTCCTTGTTCTGGGACTGGACCTGGGTGTCGAGGTCCAGCAGGGTCACCGTGTCGAGCTTCGCGGAGACCGCGTTGAGGGCGGCGACGCCGGCCGCGGAGAGGCCGCTCTTGTAGACGAGGGGCTGCACGTTCTCGAAGCCGAAGAGCCTCTTCGGGTCCTGGAGCGTGACGTGCTTCTCCTTGACGATGGTCGGGTCCGTGCTGAAGAGGTCGGCCGCCTGCACCGTGTTCTTCTTCAGCGCGGCCGCCGTCAGCGGGCCGCCCGCGTCCAGCGCCTTGAAGGACTTGAACTCCAGGCCGTAGACCGACTTCAGGCCCACCAGGCCCTGCTGGCGGGTCTGGAACTCCGGCGAGGCGCCGATGACCAGGTCCTTCGCGATGGACTTGAGGTCCGCGATGGAGGAGTCGGACGTGAGGCTGTACTTCTTCGCGGTCTCCGCGTTGAGCGTGACCGTGTCCTTGTCCTCCGCGGCCGCCGGGTCCAGCAGCGTCAGCTTGGAGTCCAGCTTGGCGTTGATCGCGGCCGTGGTCGCCGCGAGGGTCGCCGGGGTGGCCTTCGGGTCGAGGTAGGCCAGCAGCGCGCCGTTGTACTCGGGCAGCACGGATATCGTGCCGTTCTTGAGCAGGCCGTAGGTCGTCTCGCGGCTGCCGATGTTCGGCTTGTAAGTGACCTTGACGCCCTTGGCCTTGAGGGCCTCGCCGTAGATGTCGGCGATCAGGATGCTCTCGGCGAAGTTGTTGGAACCGACGACGACCGTGTCACCGCCGGCCTTGCCGCCCGAGAGCGGGTCGTCGGACTTGCTGTCGGAGGACGAACCACATCCCGTGACAAGCGCAGCCGTCGCGGCGAGCGCGATGGCGGCCGCGCCGGGGTACCTAGTACTGGACCAGCTGTTCTTCGCTTTAGAAGTCACAATTCCCGTTCCGGGTTTGGATGTTGGCACAGGCGTGCAGGCATGGCTGTGGCGTCGACGCGCGGGGCGTGAACGCCGCACTCCGCTGATCCAATCCAGCCGGTTCTTGGTCAGTCAAGAGAACTCTGGTCACCGATTGGCCTCAATGGGTGCCCAGTTGTGAAGGCAACGTAAACAGACCGGTCACGAACACGGTCGCTTTGTAATTGATTCTTGACGTAGGGCGACGCACTTGATCGTTCAAAGAGGCGGTAGTCTCCCCGGAGTTGGCGTCGGTCACAGCGGTGTGCGGGGGCCGCTTCGATCAAAAACAGTCACACGCGTCGCTGCGCGTATCGTGACAACACCCCACGAAGGAGGCCTGGTGTCCATACGGGGCTTCGCAGACCGTTGGCCCTTCAGGCGCAAGCTCAATCTGCTCGTCGGCGTACCGCTCGCGGTGGTCGCGGTGCTGCTGGCGTATCTCATCTCGGATGAGGTCGGGCAGTCGACGGACGCGAGCGACGCGGCGCAACTGGTGCGGGACAGCGGGCAGGTCGCCAGGCTGGTGAACCTCGTGGAGGCGGAGCACCAGCAGGCCATCCTGCTCTCCGTCCGCTTCGAGGCCACCAATGACGGCGGCACTCCCTCGCAGAGCGCCTACCGCGAGGCCCAACTGGCCGTGGACAAGCAGGTCGAGAAGGTGCGCGACACCTTCGGCGACCGGCTGCCGGCCAGCGAGGCCCAGGCGTTGAAGGAGATCAACGGCCTGGAGACGCTGCGCGACACCGTCGAGCAGAGCTACCTGCCCGCCGACAACATCGACCCGGCGTACACCAGCGCCTCCGACGGTCTGATCGACGGGCTCGACCTCGAACACAACACGAACCTCGCCACCACCTTCACCGGCAACCTGCTGGACTCCGTGCTGCGGGCGGACGCCGCCCACAGCTCGTTCGAGACCAGCGTGTTCTCCGCGACGACCGGCGACAGCAACGCGCTCATCGAGTTCAACAACGCGGTCGGCGCCTACGACCTCTACACCTACCAGGCCGCCAGGTTCGCCCGGTTCGCCACCGAGGACCAGGCCGACCAGCTCTCCGGCATCGAGCACACCCCGGCGCAGCGGGAGATCGCCGAGGCCTACGCCGAGCTTCAGATCGACCCGAGCGGGCTCCAGGCCGGGACGCCCGGCGCCGTCCGCAAGGCCTTCGCGGACGCCATGAGCGACTACCCCTCGTACCCGCAGCAGGCCGCGAGTCGGCTGAAGATCACCACCTCGCTCATCGACCAGATCGCCACCCGCGCCGACAGCGCGTCCAGCTCCGCCTCCTGGCGCGCCGGACTGCTGCTGAACCTCGCGCTGTTCGGCTTCGCGCTGTGGCTCGTCTTCGTGGTGATCGTGCGCCGCTCGGTGGTCCGCCCCGTGCAGGCCCTCACCGTCGCCGCGAAGCAGGTCGCCGACGTCGCGGGCCGCGAACTCGCCCGCGTCGCCGACGACGACGCCGAGGACGACGGGCCGCCACTCCTGCGCGACATGCCGGTCACCGCGAAGGACGAGATCGGTGACCTCGCCGAGGCCTTCAACCATGTGCAGACCACGGCCGCCGCGCTGCTGGCCCGCCAGGTGGTCAGCCGCCGCAACGTCGCCGAGATGTTCGGCAACGTCGGCCGCCGCGTCAGCAACCTGACGACCCGTCAACTCGCGCTGATCGACGCGGTGGAGCGCGGCGAGACCGACCCGGCACTGCTGGAGCGGCTCTACTCCATCGACCACATCGCCGTCCGCCTGCGCCGCAACGCGGACAGCCTGATGCTGCTGGCCGGCATCCGCGAGACGGTGCTGGACGGCGGACCCACCGAGCTCACCAACGTCGTACGGGCCGCGCTCGGCCAGATCGAGGGCTTCCAGCGGGTGGGTCTGCGGGCCGACACCGAGATCATGGTGGAGCCCGACATCATCGGCGACCTCACGCTGATGGTGGCCGAACTCCTGGAGAACGCGGTCTCGTTCTCGCCCGCGGGCAGCCCCGTCGAGGTGGTCGTACGGACCGACGGCGACGACGCGCTGATCGTGGTCGCCGACCACGGACTCGGGATGAGCGCCGAGCGCATCGCCGAGGAGAACGCCCGGCTGATCCGCCGCGAGCGCCTCGACCTGGTGCCGACGAAGGTGCTGGGCCTGTTCGTGGTCGGTACGCTCGCCCGCCGCTGGGACATCGACGTCACGCTGGCCCGCACGCCGGGCGGCGGTGTGACGTCCGAGATCACCATCCCGGCGACGCTGCTGCTCCGCATGAGCGCGCTGGCCTCCGGCGGTTCGGCGGGAGGGTTCGCGGGGTTGGAATCGGGCTCGGGATCAGGGTCGGGGTCGGGCAAGGCACTCGCGTCCGCGGGCTTCGTACCGGACCAGCGTCCGGCTCCTTCCTGGGCCACCGCGGACTCCGGTGCCGCCCGGACCACCGACTCCGGCCTGTCGGCCACGACTTCGGGCTACGGCTCCTCCGGCCACGGCACCGACTCCGTACGGCCGACGCCCGCCGTCGGGGCTCCCGCCGGACGCGACTCCGGGTACGCCGACTCCGGTCCCCGGCCCTCCATCGCCGCCGAACCCGTGCGGGAGCAGGCCTGGGCCGACGATCAGCCCGCCCCGCTGCCGCGCCGGGTCTCCCGGTACGAGACGGCGCCGGCAGCCGCCGTAGCGGAGTCCGCCGCCGTCACCACCCACCACGCCCCGGCGGACGAGTCCGCCACCGCCCCGGACGACGCCGCCGGAGGCTCCCGGCCGCTGCGGCGGCGGGTCCGGGGTGCCACCCTTCGTACGGGCGCCGACGACGTCGCCCAGCAAGCCGCCCGGCAGGCCCCCCGGCCCGCCGACGCGGACGCCGTCCGCTCGGCCCTCGAAGAGTTCGAGGCCGCCGTGGAGCAAGCGCATCGCGACAGCGACACCCTCACGGGCCTGCGCCCCCCGGACGCGAACCACCCGCACGACCAGAACCACCTCCCGAAAGGAGCGGAGCAGTGAGTACGTCGACAGGTGACACTCCCACGGGGGGCACCACGCCGGCCGATCTGCAGGCAGCCGCGGCCGATTTCAACTGGCTGCTCAACCGTTTCGCGACGGAGACCGCGGGTGTCGTCGACGCCATCGCGGTGTCGTCCGACGGCCTGCTGATCGCCGTGGCCGAACTGCGTGAACACGCTCACTCGGAGCGGCTCGGGGCCATCGTCTCCGGCATCACCAGCCTCGCCGCCGGAGCCTCAGGCAACTACGGTCTCGGCGGCCTGAACAAGGTCATCATCGACCTGGAGGGCGGCCACGTCCTCGTCTCCGCGATCGGCAGCGGCGCCGTCCTCGGCGTCGTCACCGACAAGGAGGCCAAGCTCGGCAACATCGCCTACGAGATGACGCTGTTCGCCAACCGTGCCGGTTCCGCGCTCAACCCCCAGCTGGTGCTCCAGCTGAAGAACAGCGTCGGCGCCGCTTCGGCTCGGTGACCGGTCCCCGACCGGTCGAGAGAGGAACAGCCACTCATGCCCGACGGCCGCACTCCGAGCGGTGCCGGCGCGGACGGGGCCACACCCCCGGGTCGCGATCCGGTGCGCACGCCTTCCGCCGTACGGCCGTTCCTGGTCACCGCGGGCCGGGTGGCGGGCGCGGACGCCGCCACCTCCGGGCGGCCGATACCGGTCGAGACCCAGGTGGTGGCCACGGCCTCCGGTCTTGAGGTGCTCGACCGGCTCTCCTTCGAGCAGCACGACATCGTCGCCGCCTGCCGGCAGCCGCAGTCCCTCGCGGAGATCGCGGCCCGGCTGCGGCTGCATCTGAACGTGGTGCGGGTCCTCGCCGAGGACCTGCGTGCCGCCGGGCAGTTGACGGTGCACGTGCCCAACTCCGACATCACCCATGACGCAACCGTCCTGCGAAGGGTCATCGATGGCCTCCGCGCCATCCCCAACTCCCGGGGAGTACTCCGTGACATCGACTGAACCGGTCGCCCGCGGTGCGGCTGCGCAGACCGTCGTACGACCGCCGCTGCCGGTGAAGATGGTCGTCGCGGGTGGCTTCGGCGTGGGCAAGACCACCACCGTGGGCGCGATCTCCGAGATCGAGCCGCTCACCACCGAGGCCGCCATCACCGAGGTCGCGGCGGGCGTGGACGACCTGTCCCTGACCCCGCGCAAGACCACCACCACGGTCGCGATGGACTTCGGCTGCATCACCATCGACCCGACGCTGAAGCTGTACCTGTTCGGTACGCCCGGGCAGGACCGGTTCGGCTTCATGTGGGACGACATCGTGGAGGGCGCGGTCGGCGGTCTCGTCATCGTCGACTCCCGGCGCCTCGACGACTGCTACGCGGCGGTCGACTACTTCGAGCACAAGCAGATCCCGTTCGCGGTCGCCCTCAACGCCTTCGACGGCAAGATCGAGCACTCGCTGGACGAGGTCCGCTGGGCGCTGGACGTCAACGAGCGCGTCCCGGTCCTCGCGTTCGACGCGCGCGAGCGCGGTTCGGTGCGGGACGCGCTGCTGGTCGTGCTGGAGTTGGCGCTGGCGCGCACGGAGAACTGACGGCCGCGGAAAGCGAGTTGGGGGGAGGGTCGGTGGCCGCTCCCCCCAACTGTGCGTTCAGCGGGTCTCAGTTGCTCCTACGAACCCCCGGTGACACCGCGAGCCGTGCGATGCCCCAGAAGAGTCCGAGCGTCACCAGTGCCATCCCTGCGACGAGGGTCGCGCCGCCGACGACCTTCTCGTAGTTCCTCTGGTAAAGGCCGTCGATGATGTAGCGGCCGAGGCCGCCGAGGCTGACGTAGGCCGCGATGGTGGCCGTGGAGACGATCTGGATGGCGGCCGAGCGCAGGCCGCTGAGGATCAGCGGGAGGGCAACCGGGAGTTCCACCTGGAACAGGACGCTCGTCTCGTTCATGCCCATGCCGCGGGCCGCGTCGACCGGGGAGGGGTCGACGGAGCGCATCGCCTCGTAGGTGGTGACCAGGATCGGCGGTACGGCGAGGACGACCAGCGGGATCATCACCGGGACCAGGCCGAAGCCGATCAGCACGAACATCAGCACCAGCAGGCCGAAGCTGGGCAGGGCGCGGGCGGCGGTGGCGATGAGCGAGAGGGTGTTGCCGCCGCGTCCGGTGTGACCCGTCAGCAGACCGATCGGGAGGCCGATGGCGGCGGCGATGGCGAGCGCGATCAGCGAGTACCGGACGTGCTCGACGAGACGGGTGGGGATGCCGTCGTAGCCGTGCCAGTGAGTGCTGTCGCTGAAGAACAGGTTGATGTAGTGGAGTACGTTCACCGGGCTGCGTCCTCCAGTGCGAGTTCGGCCGGTTCCGGCCGGTCCTCGGCGGGGCGGGCCTTGCGGGTGCCGCGCGGCATCCAGGGCGTGAGGAGCAGGCGTACGCCGACCAGGACGGCGTCCACGACGATGGCGAGGACGGCCGTGGTGATCACGGAGAGCCAGATCAGCCGCGGCTGGTGGTAGATCTGACCGTCGTTGAGCAGGTTGCCCAGGGCGCCCTGGTTGCCGATCAGCATGCCGACGCTGACGAGGGAGATGCTGGACACGGTCGCCACCCGCAGACCGGCGATGATCGCCGGCACGGCGATCGGCAACTGCACCTGGAGATACCGGCGTACGGGCCCGAGGCCCATCGCGGTGGCCGCGTCCAGGGTCTCCTGGGGCACGGAACGGACGCCGTCCACGATCGCCGGGACGAACACCACGAGGCTGTAGACGCCGAGCGGGATCATCACGGTGGTCTCGGTCTGGCCGGTGTAGTCGATGAGGACGACGAAGAACGCCAGCGAGGGGATCGCGTAGAGCACGGTCGTCACCCAGAGCACCGGCGGGTACAACCAGCGCAGCCGCACGCAGAGTTGGGCGATGGGCAGCGCGACCACCAGGCCGACGAGGACGGGGATGACGGCCTCGCGCAGGTGCAGGCCGATCAGACCGAGGTAGCTGTTCTGGAGGTCGCTGGGGATGCGGAACCAGTCGTTCATCCGGCGACCTTCGCGCCGCCGCGACCCGCCGCGTGGGCGCTGCGGATCGCCTCACCCACAGCCCCCTGCGACACGACACCGACCACACGCCCGGTCCCGTCCACCCCGACCGCCCACCCGGTCGGCGACAGCACCGCCCCGTCCAGCGCGGCCCGCAGCGAGTCCTTGCCAGCCTCGAACGGGCGGCCATGGGCGATGAGTTGGGCGGTGTCGACGGCTCCGGCGGTGAGTGCGCCGGGCTCGCTCCAGCCCAGCGGCCTGCCGTCCAGGTCGGTGACGAGGAGGTACGGCACGTCGGGGGTGGTGCGTTCGGCGATCTGCTCGGCGGTGGAGTCGACGGCGACG from Streptomyces sp. NBC_01288 carries:
- a CDS encoding ABC transporter permease; its protein translation is MNVLHYINLFFSDSTHWHGYDGIPTRLVEHVRYSLIALAIAAAIGLPIGLLTGHTGRGGNTLSLIATAARALPSFGLLVLMFVLIGFGLVPVMIPLVVLAVPPILVTTYEAMRSVDPSPVDAARGMGMNETSVLFQVELPVALPLILSGLRSAAIQIVSTATIAAYVSLGGLGRYIIDGLYQRNYEKVVGGATLVAGMALVTLGLFWGIARLAVSPGVRRSN
- a CDS encoding DUF742 domain-containing protein, encoding MPDGRTPSGAGADGATPPGRDPVRTPSAVRPFLVTAGRVAGADAATSGRPIPVETQVVATASGLEVLDRLSFEQHDIVAACRQPQSLAEIAARLRLHLNVVRVLAEDLRAAGQLTVHVPNSDITHDATVLRRVIDGLRAIPNSRGVLRDID
- a CDS encoding ROK family protein is translated as MSDSPQVIVGVDIGGTTTQVVLCTAELDVLDRTEVPTPASEGGTAMLDAALSALRLLLDRTPARLLGVGVGAAGLVDVRAGRILVASDSFRDWAGFEVTATVQQALGVPAFLDNDVNAFLRGEVAKGAVAGAENVLGMTLGTGVGGALWLNGALYDGPRGAAGEIGHVPGFGELPCTCGGRGHLETLASGRSIAARYGERTGRALTAREVAEAARAGDPDARAVYTAVGRGVARALLITAGLLDVTTCVIGGGVSRSWDLVESAVQETLAVEPPVSGHPVRVLPARLGGDAVAVGAAARARAELLIHTGGS
- a CDS encoding GTP-binding protein; translated protein: MTSTEPVARGAAAQTVVRPPLPVKMVVAGGFGVGKTTTVGAISEIEPLTTEAAITEVAAGVDDLSLTPRKTTTTVAMDFGCITIDPTLKLYLFGTPGQDRFGFMWDDIVEGAVGGLVIVDSRRLDDCYAAVDYFEHKQIPFAVALNAFDGKIEHSLDEVRWALDVNERVPVLAFDARERGSVRDALLVVLELALARTEN
- a CDS encoding ABC transporter permease → MNDWFRIPSDLQNSYLGLIGLHLREAVIPVLVGLVVALPIAQLCVRLRWLYPPVLWVTTVLYAIPSLAFFVVLIDYTGQTETTVMIPLGVYSLVVFVPAIVDGVRSVPQETLDAATAMGLGPVRRYLQVQLPIAVPAIIAGLRVATVSSISLVSVGMLIGNQGALGNLLNDGQIYHQPRLIWLSVITTAVLAIVVDAVLVGVRLLLTPWMPRGTRKARPAEDRPEPAELALEDAAR
- a CDS encoding glycoside hydrolase family 43 protein, which codes for MAVPPLPHPSRRLFLGMAATVPLAATGALTLGAGSARAATNSAYVMCYFTESPTFLGANYGLHLAVSPDGLEWTPLNQNAPVATPTAGSLGLRDPFILRKQDGTFVVLATDLNGTDWSYVSQYIHVWDSTDLRTFTGYRRMKVHDLDTHAWAPESFWDAGRGQYGVIYSAVNDSGHNVIMVNYTSDFVTAGDPQVFFDPGYDVIDGDLAVGVNGVNYLYFKKSSTLVGAKSTSLDPGSFTEFSTAVSHNGTEAPTLVKSLASSSTWYLWGDTWDPNGVFYAWQTSSLAAGTWTAVDQKRYTQPLNSKHCGIQPITTAEYNNLIAKWGTPAWNRLKSYNYPARYVRHSNFVGRIDEYAFDPYTDSQWTLVPGLADSAGVSFQSVNYPTRYLRHYDYALQLDVNDGTSTFAGDATFYRTAGLADSSWASFRSYNNPTRYIRHSDYVLRIDPISTATDQQDATFRVGY
- a CDS encoding roadblock/LC7 domain-containing protein, yielding MSTSTGDTPTGGTTPADLQAAAADFNWLLNRFATETAGVVDAIAVSSDGLLIAVAELREHAHSERLGAIVSGITSLAAGASGNYGLGGLNKVIIDLEGGHVLVSAIGSGAVLGVVTDKEAKLGNIAYEMTLFANRAGSALNPQLVLQLKNSVGAASAR
- a CDS encoding ATP-binding protein yields the protein MSIRGFADRWPFRRKLNLLVGVPLAVVAVLLAYLISDEVGQSTDASDAAQLVRDSGQVARLVNLVEAEHQQAILLSVRFEATNDGGTPSQSAYREAQLAVDKQVEKVRDTFGDRLPASEAQALKEINGLETLRDTVEQSYLPADNIDPAYTSASDGLIDGLDLEHNTNLATTFTGNLLDSVLRADAAHSSFETSVFSATTGDSNALIEFNNAVGAYDLYTYQAARFARFATEDQADQLSGIEHTPAQREIAEAYAELQIDPSGLQAGTPGAVRKAFADAMSDYPSYPQQAASRLKITTSLIDQIATRADSASSSASWRAGLLLNLALFGFALWLVFVVIVRRSVVRPVQALTVAAKQVADVAGRELARVADDDAEDDGPPLLRDMPVTAKDEIGDLAEAFNHVQTTAAALLARQVVSRRNVAEMFGNVGRRVSNLTTRQLALIDAVERGETDPALLERLYSIDHIAVRLRRNADSLMLLAGIRETVLDGGPTELTNVVRAALGQIEGFQRVGLRADTEIMVEPDIIGDLTLMVAELLENAVSFSPAGSPVEVVVRTDGDDALIVVADHGLGMSAERIAEENARLIRRERLDLVPTKVLGLFVVGTLARRWDIDVTLARTPGGGVTSEITIPATLLLRMSALASGGSAGGFAGLESGSGSGSGSGKALASAGFVPDQRPAPSWATADSGAARTTDSGLSATTSGYGSSGHGTDSVRPTPAVGAPAGRDSGYADSGPRPSIAAEPVREQAWADDQPAPLPRRVSRYETAPAAAVAESAAVTTHHAPADESATAPDDAAGGSRPLRRRVRGATLRTGADDVAQQAARQAPRPADADAVRSALEEFEAAVEQAHRDSDTLTGLRPPDANHPHDQNHLPKGAEQ
- a CDS encoding ABC transporter substrate-binding protein — its product is MTSKAKNSWSSTRYPGAAAIALAATAALVTGCGSSSDSKSDDPLSGGKAGGDTVVVGSNNFAESILIADIYGEALKAKGVKVTYKPNIGSRETTYGLLKNGTISVLPEYNGALLAYLDPKATPATLAATTAAINAKLDSKLTLLDPAAAEDKDTVTLNAETAKKYSLTSDSSIADLKSIAKDLVIGASPEFQTRQQGLVGLKSVYGLEFKSFKALDAGGPLTAAALKKNTVQAADLFSTDPTIVKEKHVTLQDPKRLFGFENVQPLVYKSGLSAAGVAALNAVSAKLDTVTLLDLDTQVQSQNKDPLDVAKAWLKTAGLS